One genomic window of Halovivax cerinus includes the following:
- a CDS encoding inorganic phosphate transporter: MVETVVIVGVIASLFVGFNIGGSSTGIAWGPAVGAGLLKKTTAAALMTVFVFLGGWTVGREVMDTLSGGIVTGELSLTAGVAVLFFIGLGILVANVFGVPVPTSMTTVGAIAGLGLATGTLNYETIAWILSWWIVTPIIGFWVGAVMGRYVYPELNRRVGIENSPGPLLTFDRRDGGVPTPALGPNTTQREFVSTVVVFVVGCYMAFSAGASNVPNAVAPLVASDALPENQAILIATLAIGLGGFTIARRTMESVGGELSDIPLLAALIVMVTASTITTVLSSMGIPISLVMGSVMTIVGLGWGRATRPVTVREAVAGGAGEAEIAMGALTAEETAGAEPRPIGEAERSEVLDARDLFNPGAIIKYISMWIIGPTMSTALAYGFFVLAPGVA, encoded by the coding sequence ATGGTAGAGACGGTGGTGATCGTCGGTGTGATCGCCTCGCTCTTCGTCGGGTTCAACATCGGTGGCTCCTCGACCGGAATCGCGTGGGGGCCAGCGGTCGGCGCCGGGTTGTTGAAGAAGACGACGGCGGCGGCACTGATGACGGTCTTCGTCTTCCTCGGGGGGTGGACCGTCGGTCGGGAGGTGATGGACACGCTCTCCGGGGGCATCGTCACTGGTGAACTCTCGCTCACGGCGGGCGTCGCCGTCCTCTTCTTCATCGGTCTCGGCATCCTCGTCGCGAACGTCTTCGGCGTCCCGGTGCCGACGTCGATGACGACGGTAGGGGCGATCGCCGGGCTCGGACTGGCGACGGGAACGCTAAACTACGAGACGATCGCCTGGATCCTCTCGTGGTGGATCGTCACGCCGATCATCGGCTTCTGGGTCGGCGCGGTGATGGGCCGGTACGTCTACCCCGAGTTGAACCGACGGGTGGGCATCGAGAATTCGCCGGGACCGCTGCTCACGTTCGACCGACGCGACGGCGGGGTACCGACGCCGGCGCTCGGACCGAACACGACGCAACGCGAGTTCGTCAGCACGGTCGTCGTCTTCGTCGTCGGCTGTTATATGGCCTTCAGCGCGGGCGCCAGCAACGTGCCAAACGCCGTCGCTCCGCTCGTCGCGTCCGACGCCCTGCCGGAGAACCAGGCGATCCTGATCGCGACGCTGGCGATCGGGCTGGGTGGCTTTACGATCGCCCGCCGAACGATGGAGTCCGTGGGGGGCGAGCTGAGCGACATTCCCCTGCTCGCAGCGCTGATCGTCATGGTCACGGCCTCGACGATCACGACCGTCCTCTCGTCGATGGGCATCCCGATCAGCCTCGTGATGGGGTCGGTCATGACGATCGTCGGGCTCGGCTGGGGCCGGGCGACCCGACCGGTTACCGTCCGCGAGGCGGTCGCAGGCGGGGCAGGAGAGGCGGAGATCGCGATGGGAGCGCTCACCGCCGAGGAGACGGCGGGCGCCGAACCGCGCCCGATCGGCGAAGCCGAGCGGAGCGAGGTGCTAGACGCGCGCGACCTGTTCAACCCGGGCGCCATCATCAAG